From a single Sinomonas atrocyanea genomic region:
- a CDS encoding glycine--tRNA ligase, with the protein MAPKTALDSIVSLAKRRGFVYQAGEIYGGSRSAWDYGPLGVELKENIKEQWWQTFVRGREDMVGLDSSVILPKQVWEASGHVATFTDPLVECLQCHHRFRQDHLIEAYEAKKGRAPEEGMDSITCPNCGTAGKWTEPQMFSGLMKTFLGPVDNAEGLHYMRPETAQGIFVNFNNVVTTSRKKPPFGIGQIGKAFRNEITPGNFIFRTREFEQMEIEYFTAPADADAWFKHWVDACWNWFIDLGINPENMRQFDVPEDERAHYSAGTIDIEYRFGFQGNEWGELMGVANRTDFDLSSHSKASGHELAYFNQATNERYTPYVIEPSFGLTRSMMAFLVDAFTEDEAPNTKGGVDKRTVLRLDPRLAPVKAAVLPLSRNEDLSPKARDLGAELRRHWNIEFDDAGAIGRRYRRQDEIGTPFCITVDFDTLEDQAVTIRERDSMSQERVSLDKVTGYLFERLGK; encoded by the coding sequence TTGGCACCCAAGACCGCACTGGACTCGATTGTCTCCCTGGCCAAGCGCCGCGGATTCGTCTACCAGGCGGGTGAGATCTACGGAGGGTCCCGCTCGGCGTGGGACTACGGTCCACTCGGCGTCGAGCTCAAGGAGAACATCAAGGAGCAGTGGTGGCAGACCTTCGTCCGCGGCCGCGAGGACATGGTCGGGCTCGACTCCTCGGTGATCCTGCCCAAGCAGGTCTGGGAGGCCTCGGGCCACGTCGCGACGTTCACCGATCCGCTCGTCGAGTGCCTCCAGTGCCACCACCGCTTCCGCCAGGACCACCTCATCGAGGCGTACGAGGCCAAGAAGGGCCGCGCGCCCGAGGAGGGCATGGACTCCATCACGTGCCCGAACTGCGGCACCGCCGGGAAGTGGACCGAGCCGCAGATGTTCTCCGGCCTGATGAAGACCTTCCTGGGCCCGGTCGACAACGCCGAGGGCCTGCACTACATGCGCCCCGAGACGGCGCAGGGCATCTTCGTCAACTTCAACAACGTCGTCACGACCTCCCGGAAGAAGCCGCCGTTCGGCATCGGCCAGATCGGCAAGGCCTTCCGCAACGAGATCACCCCCGGCAACTTCATCTTCCGCACGCGCGAGTTCGAGCAGATGGAGATCGAGTACTTCACCGCGCCGGCTGACGCCGACGCGTGGTTCAAGCACTGGGTCGACGCCTGCTGGAACTGGTTCATCGACCTCGGCATCAACCCCGAGAACATGCGCCAGTTCGACGTCCCCGAGGACGAGCGCGCCCACTACTCGGCGGGCACGATCGACATCGAGTACCGCTTCGGCTTCCAGGGCAACGAGTGGGGCGAGCTCATGGGCGTCGCGAACCGCACGGACTTCGACCTCTCGAGCCATTCGAAGGCCTCCGGCCACGAGCTCGCCTACTTCAACCAGGCCACCAATGAGCGCTACACGCCGTACGTGATCGAGCCCTCGTTCGGCCTCACCCGGTCCATGATGGCCTTCCTCGTCGACGCCTTCACCGAGGACGAGGCGCCCAACACGAAGGGCGGCGTGGACAAGCGCACGGTCCTGCGCCTCGATCCGCGCCTGGCCCCCGTCAAGGCCGCCGTCCTCCCGCTCTCGCGCAACGAGGACCTCTCGCCCAAGGCCCGCGACCTCGGCGCCGAGCTGCGGCGGCACTGGAACATCGAGTTCGACGACGCCGGCGCGATCGGCCGCCGCTACCGTCGCCAGGACGAGATCGGCACCCCGTTCTGCATCACCGTGGACTTCGACACCCTCGAGGACCAGGCCGTGACCATCCGCGAGCGCGACTCGATGAGCCAGGAGCGGGTCTCCCTCGACAAGGTGACCGGCTACCTGTTCGAGCGGCTCGGGAAGTGA
- a CDS encoding GNAT family N-acetyltransferase, producing the protein MAQLTYRPWREGDDRTLLQLWGDAEGASPAQFRGAFAPDSDGADDAAPSPAAAWRRCIVAEDQGIPVAAGVVYEAALHPARLWVYVEVARDHRRAGIGTELLRRLRERTADVPARIAAAAGGGVPRLRSKVEAGSAGAAFAEASGFGLLQRSREVVVRPGALKLPVFGDGPAAETGLGDDTSPLVEDLATGSVELSDAVGRYYAAVHEWDPPAALSVGRAQQLFLSDAAGAHGAVVLRAPAVSAFGAGVAPSKKGRLRAFAVSYAGPASAAAEQPSEVLLGHEVRLDRADAQDAVRGLLALVAYQHPVRLEVDDSMAAVRAAVDPLLETGTAEQVGPETLTVGD; encoded by the coding sequence GTGGCACAGCTGACCTACCGGCCCTGGCGCGAGGGCGACGACCGCACCCTGCTGCAGCTGTGGGGCGACGCCGAGGGCGCGTCGCCGGCGCAGTTCCGCGGTGCCTTCGCGCCGGACTCGGACGGTGCGGACGACGCCGCGCCGTCGCCTGCCGCCGCATGGCGCCGCTGCATCGTGGCGGAGGACCAGGGCATTCCCGTGGCGGCCGGCGTCGTCTACGAGGCGGCGCTCCATCCGGCGCGGCTGTGGGTGTACGTCGAGGTTGCCCGGGACCATCGTCGGGCAGGCATCGGGACCGAGCTCCTGCGGCGCCTGCGTGAGCGCACCGCCGACGTGCCCGCCCGCATCGCCGCGGCCGCGGGCGGAGGGGTCCCGCGCCTGCGCTCGAAGGTCGAGGCCGGGAGCGCGGGGGCGGCGTTCGCCGAGGCCAGCGGGTTCGGCCTGCTCCAGCGCTCCCGCGAGGTCGTCGTGCGGCCGGGGGCGCTCAAGCTCCCCGTCTTCGGCGACGGGCCGGCGGCGGAGACCGGGCTGGGCGATGACACTTCCCCGCTCGTCGAGGATCTGGCGACCGGCTCGGTCGAGCTGAGCGACGCCGTCGGCCGCTACTATGCCGCGGTGCACGAGTGGGACCCGCCGGCTGCGCTCAGCGTGGGCCGTGCCCAGCAGCTCTTCCTCTCTGACGCCGCGGGGGCCCACGGCGCCGTCGTGCTGCGAGCCCCGGCCGTGAGCGCGTTCGGCGCCGGGGTCGCGCCGTCGAAGAAGGGCCGGCTGCGGGCCTTCGCGGTGAGCTATGCCGGCCCGGCGAGCGCCGCCGCCGAACAGCCGAGCGAAGTGCTGCTCGGCCACGAGGTCCGTCTCGACCGGGCCGACGCCCAGGACGCGGTGCGCGGCCTCCTCGCGCTCGTGGCCTACCAGCATCCGGTGCGGCTCGAAGTCGACGACTCCATGGCCGCCGTGCGGGCCGCGGTCGATCCGCTGCTCGAGACGGGCACGGCAGAGCAGGTGGGGCCCGAGACCCTCACCGTCGGGGACTGA
- a CDS encoding lysophospholipid acyltransferase family protein: MATPRVPGRPRLPDQARRLRPDNFWLYDLARLAFTALRDLFRVDVVSTGHDAVPEGQVVLTITHFGYLDFVPVALLWWELRRDRLRFLVGPRPYRSRLLGAAINACGGLAVVGKPNHASLHASLRTLDAGWSVALFPEAGVSRSFTVRACHTGAVRMALETGVPLVPVAVWGGHRIMTRGHGARARRGAGSLRALWQAPVRIHFGAPVDVAGTTGPEDAGRRLQTALQSAADVAVLDFPLGHPAGAWWVPAKFGGGAPTEAERDIWDARDVMNGLRPDRDKM; encoded by the coding sequence ATGGCGACACCTCGCGTTCCGGGCCGCCCGCGGCTCCCGGATCAGGCGCGCCGTCTCCGGCCGGACAACTTCTGGCTTTACGATCTGGCCCGCCTGGCGTTCACCGCCCTGCGGGACCTGTTTCGGGTCGACGTCGTCTCCACGGGCCACGACGCCGTCCCTGAGGGGCAGGTTGTCCTCACCATCACGCACTTCGGGTATCTCGACTTCGTTCCCGTCGCCCTGCTGTGGTGGGAGCTCCGGCGGGACAGGCTGCGGTTCCTCGTGGGCCCCCGCCCCTATCGCAGCCGTCTGCTGGGCGCAGCGATCAATGCCTGCGGAGGGCTCGCCGTCGTGGGCAAGCCGAACCACGCGAGCCTCCACGCCTCCCTGAGGACCCTGGACGCGGGCTGGAGCGTTGCCCTCTTCCCCGAGGCCGGGGTGAGCCGGAGCTTCACCGTGCGCGCCTGCCATACCGGTGCGGTGCGGATGGCCCTCGAGACCGGCGTCCCCCTCGTGCCCGTGGCGGTCTGGGGCGGCCACCGCATCATGACCCGGGGCCATGGGGCCAGGGCGAGGCGGGGGGCGGGCTCGCTCAGGGCCTTGTGGCAGGCTCCGGTCCGGATCCACTTCGGCGCCCCCGTGGACGTGGCCGGCACCACCGGCCCCGAGGACGCCGGACGGCGACTCCAGACGGCCCTCCAGTCCGCCGCCGACGTCGCGGTGCTCGACTTCCCGCTGGGCCACCCCGCCGGGGCGTGGTGGGTGCCGGCGAAATTCGGCGGAGGGGCTCCGACCGAGGCCGAGCGCGACATCTGGGATGCTCGCGACGTCATGAACGGGCTGCGTCCCGACCGCGACAAGATGTAA
- the dusB gene encoding tRNA dihydrouridine synthase DusB encodes MPTVLPGTPSGAPAEPVRLELPPLHLGRLTVDTPVVLAPMAGITNTAFRRLCREFGGGLYVAEMVTSRALVERHPESLRMIRHDDDEAVRSVQLYGVDPVTVGQAVRMLVEEDLADHIDLNFGCPVPKVTKRGGGSALPWKTDLFTQIVTTAVREADRGGLPLTVKMRKGIDEDHLTYLDAGRIARDAGVAAVALHGRTAAQFYSGTADWSAIARLREALPDVPVLGNGDIWSAEDAVRMVRETGVDGVVVGRGCQGRPWLFGDLQAAFEGRADRIQPGLAEVGEAFFRHAQLLVEYFEDEGKALRDIRKHVAWYFKGYAVGGELRARLAQVNTLEELRGLLGTLDADAPYPGADAEGPRGRAGSPKRPALPDRWLESRTMDSAQTRDIAAAELDVSGG; translated from the coding sequence GTGCCAACCGTCCTTCCCGGAACCCCCTCGGGTGCCCCAGCCGAACCCGTTCGACTCGAGCTGCCGCCCCTGCACCTGGGGCGCCTCACCGTCGACACCCCCGTGGTGCTCGCGCCGATGGCGGGCATCACGAACACGGCCTTCCGGCGCCTGTGCCGCGAGTTCGGCGGGGGGCTGTACGTCGCGGAGATGGTCACCTCGCGGGCACTCGTCGAGCGGCACCCCGAGTCCCTGCGCATGATCAGGCACGACGACGATGAGGCCGTCCGCTCGGTGCAGCTCTACGGGGTGGATCCCGTCACCGTGGGCCAGGCCGTCCGCATGCTCGTCGAGGAAGACCTTGCCGACCACATCGACCTCAACTTCGGCTGCCCGGTCCCGAAGGTCACCAAGCGCGGAGGCGGCTCGGCCCTGCCCTGGAAGACGGACCTGTTCACGCAGATCGTCACCACCGCGGTCCGCGAGGCGGACCGGGGCGGCCTCCCGCTGACCGTGAAGATGCGCAAAGGCATCGACGAGGACCACCTGACCTACCTCGACGCCGGCCGGATCGCGCGGGACGCCGGCGTCGCCGCGGTGGCACTGCACGGGCGCACCGCGGCCCAGTTCTATTCCGGGACGGCGGACTGGAGCGCCATTGCCCGCCTGCGGGAGGCCCTCCCGGACGTGCCGGTGCTCGGCAACGGCGACATCTGGAGCGCCGAGGACGCGGTGCGCATGGTGCGCGAGACGGGGGTCGACGGGGTCGTCGTCGGGCGCGGCTGCCAAGGCCGCCCCTGGCTCTTCGGCGACCTGCAGGCGGCCTTCGAAGGCCGCGCGGACCGCATCCAGCCCGGACTTGCGGAGGTCGGCGAGGCGTTCTTCCGCCACGCGCAGCTCCTGGTCGAGTACTTCGAGGACGAGGGCAAGGCGCTGCGGGACATCCGCAAGCACGTCGCCTGGTACTTCAAGGGATACGCGGTGGGAGGGGAGCTGCGGGCCCGCCTCGCGCAGGTGAACACGCTCGAGGAGCTCCGCGGCCTCCTGGGCACGCTCGACGCGGACGCACCCTACCCGGGCGCCGATGCCGAGGGGCCGCGGGGCCGGGCGGGGTCGCCGAAGCGCCCCGCCCTCCCGGACCGCTGGCTCGAGAGCCGGACCATGGACAGCGCCCAGACCCGCGACATCGCCGCCGCAGAGCTGGACGTGTCCGGTGGCTGA
- a CDS encoding deoxyguanosinetriphosphate triphosphohydrolase, translating to MAEAVAEGTRGYASQDTQRWVEEPTKKSYRSDFERDRARVLHSSALRRLGAKTQVVAPDTDDFVRTRLTHSLEVAQVGRELGRVLGCDPDVVDAACLSHDLGHPPFGHNGESALNDIAHAIGGFEGNAQTLRLLTRLEPKVLDAAGRPAGLNLTRASLDAACKYPWTAVDAPLVHGHRTSKFGAYEDDLPIFSWIRDGAPTGRSCIEAQVMDLSDDIAYSVHDVEDAIVAGKFQLRWMENPDHRARVIGYTQQWYLPHSDAAAIDAALARLEATPVWVREADGSRRSMAALKNMTSQLIGRFCDSALALTRAAYGSAPLTRYNGEVMVPEETVLEIAVMKGLATTFVMTTDHRQPIYERQREVLHALVTALSATGERHLEPMFAADWRAAEDDGARLRVIVDQVASLTDGSALAWYERLVGSLPSLW from the coding sequence GTGGCTGAGGCCGTCGCCGAGGGCACGCGCGGCTACGCGTCGCAGGACACGCAGCGCTGGGTCGAGGAACCGACCAAGAAGTCCTACCGCAGCGACTTCGAGCGGGACAGGGCCCGCGTCCTCCACTCGTCCGCCCTGCGCCGGCTCGGGGCGAAGACGCAGGTCGTCGCACCGGACACCGATGACTTCGTCCGCACCAGGCTGACCCATTCGCTCGAGGTCGCCCAGGTCGGCCGCGAGCTCGGGCGCGTCCTGGGATGCGATCCGGACGTCGTCGACGCGGCGTGCCTGAGCCACGACCTCGGCCACCCGCCGTTCGGCCACAACGGCGAGAGCGCCCTGAACGACATCGCCCACGCCATCGGCGGCTTCGAGGGCAACGCCCAGACCCTCCGCCTGCTGACGCGGCTCGAGCCGAAGGTCCTCGACGCCGCAGGGCGCCCCGCCGGGCTGAACCTGACGCGCGCGAGCCTGGACGCCGCGTGCAAGTACCCCTGGACCGCCGTCGACGCGCCGCTGGTCCACGGCCATCGCACCAGCAAGTTCGGCGCGTACGAGGACGACCTCCCGATCTTCTCCTGGATCAGGGACGGCGCCCCCACCGGGCGGTCGTGCATCGAAGCCCAGGTCATGGACCTCTCGGACGACATCGCCTACTCGGTCCACGACGTCGAGGACGCGATCGTGGCCGGGAAGTTCCAGCTGCGCTGGATGGAGAACCCGGACCACCGCGCCCGGGTCATCGGCTACACCCAGCAGTGGTACCTGCCGCACAGCGACGCCGCCGCCATCGACGCGGCGCTCGCCCGGCTCGAGGCGACCCCTGTGTGGGTCCGCGAGGCGGACGGCTCGCGGAGGTCCATGGCCGCGCTGAAGAACATGACGAGCCAGCTGATCGGGCGCTTCTGCGACAGCGCGCTCGCGCTGACCAGGGCCGCCTACGGGTCGGCGCCGCTCACGCGGTACAACGGCGAGGTCATGGTCCCGGAGGAGACGGTCCTGGAGATCGCGGTCATGAAGGGCCTCGCGACCACCTTCGTCATGACCACCGACCACCGGCAGCCTATCTACGAGCGTCAGCGCGAGGTCCTGCACGCCCTCGTCACCGCCCTGAGCGCCACCGGCGAGCGGCATCTCGAGCCGATGTTCGCCGCGGACTGGCGCGCTGCGGAGGACGACGGCGCGCGCCTGCGCGTCATCGTGGACCAGGTCGCCTCGCTCACGGACGGCTCCGCGCTGGCCTGGTACGAGCGCCTCGTGGGGAGCCTGCCGAGCCTGTGGTGA
- the dnaG gene encoding DNA primase — translation MAGLIKSEDIAEVRARTDIREVVDGYVTLKGAGIGSWKGLCPFHDERSPSFHVRPQVGTYHCFGCGESGDVISFLMKMDHTAFAETVEKLAARIGYELHYEEGAGPRREEVGRRQRLLDAHKIAAEFFQAQLLTPAAAAGRQFLFERGFERNVAEQFGVGFAPQGWDSLLKHLRSKGFRDDELKLTGMFSEGNRGLYDRFRGRLIWPIRDITGDVIGFGARRLFEDDQGPKYLNTPETTLYKKSQVLYGIDLAKRNIAKKRQLVVVEGYTDVMACHLAGVDTAVASCGTAFGAEHIKVARRLLSDDGTGGEVVFTFDGDAAGQKAALKAFDEDQRFVAQTYVAVEPSGMDPCELRQHRGDAAVVQLIGTRRPLFEFAIQATLRKHNLDSVEGRVSALREAAPVVAQIRDPAIRPAYARELAKWLGVPLEDVTRAVQSAARRGAPSSAPRQGPSQQEGPAHDGDGAAPAAFSPAAWRPDPRDPVAVMERQALEVVLQQPQMLADSAWTEFAAARFAAPAHAALHAAIVAAGRPAPQEPTAGWIERVRHELPEALRPLMAELAVTPLPATTEESLERYCRDILAGLAELQITAQKAEMMGQLQRLGPDSPPEEYQRLNRALLDLELRRRALRSPD, via the coding sequence GTGGCTGGCCTGATCAAATCCGAGGACATCGCGGAAGTCCGCGCGCGCACGGACATCAGGGAGGTCGTCGACGGCTACGTGACCCTCAAGGGAGCGGGCATCGGCTCGTGGAAGGGCCTGTGCCCCTTCCACGACGAGCGCAGCCCCTCCTTCCACGTCCGCCCGCAGGTGGGCACCTATCACTGCTTCGGCTGCGGCGAGAGCGGCGACGTCATCAGCTTCCTGATGAAGATGGACCACACCGCGTTCGCCGAGACCGTGGAGAAGCTCGCGGCGCGCATCGGCTACGAGCTGCACTACGAGGAGGGCGCCGGCCCCCGGCGCGAGGAGGTCGGGCGTCGGCAGCGGCTGCTCGACGCCCACAAGATCGCCGCCGAATTCTTCCAGGCGCAGCTGCTGACGCCCGCAGCCGCGGCCGGGCGGCAGTTCCTGTTCGAGCGCGGCTTCGAGCGCAACGTCGCGGAGCAGTTCGGCGTCGGCTTCGCCCCCCAGGGGTGGGACTCCCTCCTGAAGCACCTGAGGTCCAAGGGCTTCCGCGACGACGAGCTCAAGCTGACGGGCATGTTCTCTGAAGGCAACCGTGGCCTCTACGACCGCTTCCGCGGCCGGCTCATCTGGCCCATCCGGGACATCACGGGGGACGTGATCGGGTTCGGCGCCCGCCGCCTCTTCGAGGACGACCAGGGGCCCAAGTACCTCAACACCCCGGAGACGACGCTCTACAAGAAGTCGCAGGTCCTCTACGGGATCGACCTCGCCAAGCGCAACATCGCCAAGAAGCGCCAGCTGGTCGTCGTCGAGGGCTACACCGACGTCATGGCCTGCCACCTCGCCGGCGTCGACACGGCGGTGGCCAGCTGCGGGACCGCGTTCGGCGCCGAGCACATCAAGGTCGCCCGCCGGCTCCTCTCCGACGACGGCACCGGGGGAGAAGTCGTCTTCACCTTCGACGGCGACGCCGCCGGCCAGAAGGCGGCGCTCAAGGCCTTCGATGAGGACCAGCGCTTCGTGGCCCAGACCTACGTGGCCGTCGAGCCGAGCGGCATGGACCCGTGCGAGCTGCGCCAGCACCGCGGCGACGCGGCGGTGGTCCAGCTCATCGGGACGCGGCGCCCGCTCTTCGAGTTCGCGATCCAGGCCACGCTCCGCAAGCACAACCTCGACTCGGTCGAGGGCCGGGTGTCGGCCCTGCGCGAGGCCGCTCCCGTCGTCGCCCAGATCCGCGACCCGGCGATCCGTCCCGCCTATGCCCGGGAGCTCGCGAAGTGGCTGGGGGTGCCCCTTGAGGACGTCACGCGGGCGGTGCAGTCGGCAGCCCGGCGGGGCGCGCCGTCGTCCGCGCCGCGCCAGGGACCGTCCCAGCAGGAGGGCCCCGCGCACGACGGCGACGGCGCGGCCCCCGCCGCCTTCTCGCCGGCCGCGTGGCGGCCGGACCCGCGCGACCCGGTCGCGGTCATGGAGCGCCAGGCACTCGAGGTCGTGCTGCAGCAGCCCCAGATGCTCGCCGACTCGGCCTGGACCGAGTTCGCCGCGGCGCGGTTCGCCGCGCCCGCCCACGCGGCCCTCCACGCCGCCATCGTGGCCGCGGGCAGGCCGGCGCCGCAGGAGCCGACCGCCGGCTGGATCGAACGGGTGCGCCACGAGCTGCCCGAGGCCCTGCGGCCCCTCATGGCCGAACTCGCCGTGACCCCGCTGCCGGCCACGACCGAGGAGTCCCTCGAGAGGTACTGCCGGGACATCCTCGCGGGGCTCGCCGAGCTCCAGATCACCGCCCAGAAGGCCGAGATGATGGGCCAGCTGCAGCGACTCGGCCCCGACAGCCCGCCGGAGGAGTACCAGCGGCTCAACCGGGCGCTGCTGGACCTCGAGCTGCGCCGCAGGGCCCTCCGTTCGCCCGACTGA
- a CDS encoding phage holin family protein — MSGRHSMPDDRRPKLAALPDLAGQAARLAPRQLNDELTLAKIEMKQRGKQAGIGAGLFGVALVFLGLLVIALVVAAILGLATVMPGWLAALVVSAAFLVILAIAALIGLRWVKKAMPLVPADAIRGLRYDVGIVTEGRSFDPRLLDPSTIQYKRAQATKEAEKARQQLEKEAQDRAHGKVKLPTPTEAELRERLAKRREHLLDVREGLVAEMDVKRQAGYLADDVRSALAGASGRSPFAKGAPGAQHNEDAARRGAEAAEMIRERWAPLTVFTVSATAFVVFLRKLVKS; from the coding sequence ATGAGTGGACGCCACAGCATGCCGGACGATCGGCGGCCGAAACTGGCGGCTCTGCCGGACCTCGCAGGCCAGGCCGCACGGCTCGCACCGCGCCAGCTGAACGATGAGCTGACGCTCGCGAAGATCGAAATGAAGCAGAGGGGGAAGCAGGCCGGCATCGGTGCCGGCCTGTTCGGTGTGGCGCTCGTGTTCCTCGGGCTCCTCGTGATCGCGCTCGTCGTGGCGGCGATCCTGGGCCTCGCCACCGTGATGCCGGGCTGGCTCGCGGCACTCGTGGTGAGTGCTGCCTTCCTCGTGATCCTGGCGATCGCGGCGCTCATCGGGCTCCGCTGGGTCAAGAAGGCCATGCCGCTCGTCCCGGCCGACGCCATCCGCGGGCTGCGGTACGACGTCGGCATCGTGACCGAGGGCCGCAGCTTCGACCCGCGCCTGCTCGACCCCTCCACGATCCAGTACAAGCGCGCCCAGGCCACCAAGGAGGCCGAGAAGGCGCGGCAGCAGCTGGAGAAGGAGGCCCAGGACCGGGCCCACGGCAAGGTCAAGCTCCCGACCCCCACTGAGGCCGAGCTGCGCGAACGCCTCGCCAAGCGCCGCGAGCATCTCCTCGACGTCCGCGAGGGACTTGTCGCCGAGATGGACGTCAAGCGCCAGGCCGGCTACCTCGCGGATGATGTGCGCTCGGCGCTGGCCGGCGCCTCCGGCCGCAGCCCCTTCGCGAAGGGCGCCCCGGGCGCCCAGCACAACGAGGACGCCGCGCGCCGCGGCGCCGAGGCAGCCGAGATGATCCGGGAGCGCTGGGCGCCCCTGACGGTCTTCACCGTCTCGGCGACTGCGTTCGTCGTCTTCCTGCGCAAGCTGGTCAAGAGCTGA
- a CDS encoding CDP-alcohol phosphatidyltransferase family protein, with protein sequence MRLFNAGARPGRGQTETDAVLTLPNVITILRFLGVPLFMWLVLGPREYGWAVVVLAVMGSTDWVDGYIARRLGQTSTLGRVLDPAADRLALLAVALTLVLAGVVQWWYLAALLVPDVALGIASLFYFHSHPDLPVSKVGKVRTALLLVGTPLLVLSKLALPGASLYSAVAWSLLVLGLLGHWVAAMDYFRAIVVKGRPIRKGRRGDGGREAGR encoded by the coding sequence GTGAGGCTCTTCAATGCCGGTGCGCGTCCGGGCCGCGGTCAGACCGAGACGGACGCGGTCCTGACCCTGCCGAACGTCATCACCATCCTGCGCTTCCTCGGCGTGCCGCTGTTCATGTGGCTCGTCCTCGGACCGCGGGAGTACGGGTGGGCCGTTGTGGTGCTCGCCGTCATGGGGAGCACTGACTGGGTCGACGGGTACATCGCGCGGCGGCTCGGGCAGACCTCGACCCTCGGGCGCGTCCTCGACCCCGCAGCGGACCGGCTCGCGCTCCTCGCCGTCGCCCTCACGCTCGTGCTTGCCGGGGTCGTCCAGTGGTGGTACCTCGCCGCGCTCCTCGTGCCCGATGTCGCCCTCGGCATCGCGTCCCTCTTCTACTTCCACAGCCACCCCGACCTGCCGGTGTCCAAGGTCGGCAAGGTCCGCACCGCCCTGCTCCTCGTGGGGACCCCGCTCCTCGTCCTCTCCAAGCTCGCCCTGCCGGGCGCCTCGCTGTACTCGGCCGTGGCGTGGTCCCTCCTCGTGCTCGGCCTGCTCGGACACTGGGTCGCGGCCATGGACTACTTCCGGGCGATCGTCGTCAAGGGACGGCCGATCCGGAAGGGCCGGCGCGGAGACGGCGGCAGGGAGGCGGGGCGCTGA